The following are from one region of the Gloeomargarita lithophora Alchichica-D10 genome:
- a CDS encoding choice-of-anchor Q domain-containing protein gives MAGFIGGGIAANNVTLTNNSTVSGNMAGFIGGGIAANNVTLTNSTVSGNMAALNSGGINASGTVTLTNSEVSNNKAGGLGGGIFASKTITITNSTVSDNTATGGDGGGIFNNGGNVTLTDSTVSNNTAGDDGGGIFAFNTVTLTNSKVSGNTAGDDGGGIKANTVTLTDSKVSNNTAGDDGGGILAEGNSTLINSTVMDNEASDLGGGIFSSGDVTLTDSTVSDNTATNEGGGIFNNGGLVTLTNSTVSGNTASDGGGIFTTGDVELTDSQVSNNKAGDSGGGIFASKTITLTDSTVSGNTAGDDGGGIKANTVTLTDSKVSNNTAGDDGGGILAEGNSTLINSTVMDNEASDLGGGIFSSGDVTLTDSTVSDNTATNEGGGIFNNGGLVTLTNSTVSGNTASDGGGIFTTGDVELTDSKVSNNKAGDDGGGILANGNVELTDSTVSGNTAGASGGGLSVDGDVNVINSLVANNTADACGGGICASGLITVTDSTVSGNQAGLGGGIFGDSVVNITNSKILNNVATSFAGGGVFAEEIKVTNSTISGNSAAVLGGGLFMITGEIYSSTIANNSALAGGGIYVQDSLTLINSTISGNQAEVAAGLYIEDAAFIRNSTIAFNVASMEGGGIFSDSCFCGSVDIANTIVAKNTAPISPDIGAFDPLIGYTNSGNNLIGINTDFEVTFPTSALVGTAGSPVNPQLAPLANNGGVTQTHALLPGSPAINTGDNALIPVGITTDQRGTGFDRIRFGTVDIGAFEVQVVIPQVPEVISAPVKPLFFANELNIILRSSEDLIFNSFLLCSSNAEFAQCLAGANDTEVILEIE, from the coding sequence ATGGCTGGTTTCATTGGCGGGGGGATTGCAGCTAATAATGTCACCCTCACAAACAACTCCACCGTGTCGGGGAATATGGCTGGTTTCATTGGCGGGGGGATTGCAGCTAATAATGTCACCCTCACCAACTCCACCGTGTCGGGGAATATGGCTGCTTTGAATAGCGGGGGGATTAATGCTTCCGGCACGGTCACCCTCACCAACTCCGAGGTGTCCAATAATAAGGCTGGTGGTCTTGGCGGGGGGATTTTTGCTTCTAAAACTATCACCATCACCAACTCCACCGTGTCGGATAATACGGCAACCGGTGGCGATGGCGGGGGGATTTTTAACAATGGTGGCAATGTCACCCTCACCGACTCCACTGTGTCCAATAATACGGCTGGTGATGATGGCGGGGGGATTTTTGCTTTTAACACGGTCACCCTCACCAACTCCAAGGTATCCGGTAATACGGCTGGTGATGATGGCGGCGGGATCAAGGCTAACACCGTCACCCTCACCGACTCTAAGGTGTCCAATAATACGGCTGGTGATGATGGCGGCGGGATTCTTGCTGAGGGCAACAGCACTCTTATCAATTCCACCGTTATGGATAATGAGGCTAGCGATCTTGGCGGGGGGATTTTTTCCTCAGGGGATGTCACCCTCACCGACTCCACCGTGTCGGATAATACGGCAACTAATGAGGGTGGGGGAATTTTTAACAATGGTGGCCTAGTCACCCTCACCAACTCCACCGTGTCGGGGAATACGGCAAGCGATGGCGGGGGGATTTTTACTACTGGCGATGTTGAACTTACCGACTCCCAGGTGTCCAATAATAAGGCTGGTGACAGTGGTGGGGGGATTTTTGCTTCTAAAACTATCACCCTCACCGACTCCACTGTATCCGGTAATACGGCTGGTGATGATGGCGGGGGAATTAAGGCTAACACCGTCACCCTCACCGACTCTAAGGTGTCCAATAATACGGCTGGTGATGATGGCGGCGGGATTCTTGCTGAGGGCAACAGCACTCTTATCAATTCCACCGTTATGGATAATGAGGCTAGCGATCTTGGCGGGGGGATTTTTTCCTCAGGGGATGTCACCCTCACCGACTCCACCGTGTCGGATAATACGGCAACTAATGAGGGTGGGGGAATTTTTAACAATGGTGGCCTAGTCACCCTCACCAACTCCACCGTGTCGGGAAATACGGCAAGCGATGGCGGGGGGATTTTTACTACTGGCGATGTTGAACTTACCGATTCCAAGGTGTCCAATAATAAGGCTGGTGATGATGGCGGGGGGATTTTGGCTAATGGCAATGTTGAACTTACCGACTCCACTGTGTCGGGCAATACGGCAGGCGCATCTGGCGGTGGCCTCTCAGTGGATGGCGATGTCAATGTCATCAATTCGTTAGTAGCCAACAATACTGCCGATGCCTGTGGAGGCGGTATTTGTGCCAGTGGTCTTATTACGGTGACCGATTCTACCGTCTCTGGCAATCAAGCTGGTCTGGGCGGGGGCATTTTTGGTGACAGCGTGGTTAATATCACCAATTCCAAAATTCTCAATAATGTTGCCACATCCTTTGCCGGAGGTGGGGTTTTTGCTGAAGAAATTAAGGTGACCAATTCCACCATTTCCGGCAATTCAGCGGCAGTTTTGGGGGGTGGTTTATTTATGATCACCGGTGAAATCTATAGCTCCACAATTGCCAATAATTCTGCTCTTGCTGGCGGTGGAATTTATGTGCAAGACTCTTTGACATTAATCAATTCCACCATCTCTGGGAATCAAGCCGAAGTTGCCGCCGGATTGTATATTGAAGATGCGGCATTTATTCGCAACAGTACCATCGCCTTTAATGTAGCCAGCATGGAAGGAGGGGGAATTTTTAGTGATAGTTGCTTCTGTGGCAGTGTGGATATTGCCAATACAATTGTTGCGAAAAATACTGCTCCTATTTCTCCTGATATTGGAGCCTTCGATCCCCTTATTGGTTATACCAACTCTGGTAATAATTTAATTGGCATCAATACGGATTTTGAGGTTACGTTCCCCACCAGTGCTTTAGTGGGCACTGCGGGTAGTCCGGTTAATCCACAACTAGCACCTTTAGCCAATAATGGCGGCGTTACTCAGACCCATGCGCTTTTACCCGGTAGTCCTGCCATCAATACAGGTGATAATGCTTTGATTCCTGTGGGTATTACTACAGATCAACGAGGCACAGGTTTTGACAGGATTAGGTTTGGCACAGTGGATATTGGGGCATTTGAAGTTCAAGTGGTCATTCCTCAAGTGCCAGAGGTGATTTCCGCTCCCGTAAAACCGCTATTTTTCGCCAACGAACTGAATATCATTTTGCGGAGTTCCGAGGATTTGATTTTTAATTCATTCCTGCTCTGTTCATCCAATGCAGAATTTGCTCAGTGTCTGGCGGGTGCTAATGATACGGAAGTCATTCTGGAAATCGAGTGA
- a CDS encoding carbohydrate kinase family protein, whose amino-acid sequence MNHPAVLCFGLALWDALADQIGVARTQVRSWTPYAGGAGLNVACGLGSLGVPVTLIAGVGQDERGTQLLQILQSHQVCTDYIQKLPYPTRLVEVTRSLDGEREFAGFYPADCLDFADGYVAFLEPNFTPKYVYIEALMLAFPQARKTCWQLVDWALEQGSIILVDVNWRPVFWSDQELAKSLTLELLKQVTAVKLTQAEAQWLFGDHGLDILQKKCPNLTHIFLTRGAQGCDYQIEAHRGHCPAFMVNSVDTTGAGDAFVAGWLHQWVTHGETLNCNAKILYQALRWASAVAALSTTAVGAITQAPTLSAVQAFLAAQPPR is encoded by the coding sequence ATGAATCATCCCGCTGTCCTTTGTTTTGGCCTTGCCCTCTGGGATGCCCTCGCCGACCAAATTGGGGTTGCCCGCACCCAAGTCCGTTCCTGGACACCCTATGCGGGGGGAGCGGGCTTGAATGTGGCCTGTGGGTTGGGGAGCTTGGGGGTTCCCGTCACATTGATCGCCGGGGTGGGGCAAGATGAACGGGGCACGCAATTGCTCCAAATTTTACAATCCCATCAAGTTTGTACGGATTACATACAAAAATTACCCTATCCCACCCGATTGGTCGAAGTCACCCGCAGTCTGGATGGGGAACGGGAATTTGCTGGGTTTTATCCCGCTGATTGTTTAGATTTTGCCGATGGTTATGTTGCTTTTTTAGAACCTAATTTTACTCCTAAATATGTGTATATTGAAGCCCTAATGTTAGCCTTTCCCCAGGCGAGAAAAACCTGCTGGCAATTGGTTGATTGGGCATTAGAACAGGGGTCAATAATTCTGGTAGATGTGAATTGGCGACCCGTATTTTGGTCAGATCAGGAATTAGCTAAAAGTTTAACATTAGAATTACTTAAACAAGTAACCGCGGTGAAATTAACCCAAGCGGAAGCCCAATGGTTGTTTGGTGATCACGGCTTGGATATTCTGCAAAAAAAATGCCCCAATTTAACCCATATTTTCCTGACCCGGGGTGCCCAGGGCTGTGATTATCAAATCGAAGCCCATCGGGGGCACTGTCCAGCGTTCATGGTTAATTCTGTAGATACCACCGGGGCAGGAGATGCTTTTGTGGCGGGTTGGTTGCATCAATGGGTAACGCACGGAGAAACCTTAAATTGTAATGCTAAAATACTTTATCAAGCATTACGTTGGGCGAGTGCCGTTGCCGCTTTATCCACTACCGCTGTGGGAGCAATTACCCAAGCCCCAACGTTGAGCGCAGTCCAGGCATTTCTAGCCGCCCAGCCCCCTCGGTGA
- a CDS encoding DUF4347 domain-containing protein has protein sequence AINITGERVILDRANLDNLGTDGLIQIRVAPGIANEGYVFLDRVRNYEQLVNALAPGSELYLINKTDSGVEKVNQVIAKNGAVQRIDIVGDGNAGQIWFGRDFITLDTLPQYEAQIAQWGQGLTGNREIYLYACNLAASIAGIELVGEIGRLTNSTVAASTDITGSSQYGGNWQFEYSTGNVAGQIVFDAQAVQNADVKLATFTVTNTSDAGTGSLRQAVNDANGLVGADNIAFAPGTNGTPIILTTGGLLVNDAAGLTINGNGQTNTIIDGNNASGVFAITAGNISFDGVTIRNGNIPGNGGGILSSGNVTLTNSTVSNNTAVNFGGGIFANGTL, from the coding sequence GCCATCAATATCACGGGTGAGCGGGTGATATTGGATAGGGCGAATTTGGATAATCTGGGCACGGATGGGTTGATCCAAATCCGGGTAGCACCGGGGATAGCCAATGAAGGTTATGTGTTTTTAGACCGGGTACGCAACTATGAACAACTGGTGAATGCTCTGGCACCGGGGAGTGAATTGTATTTAATCAATAAAACCGATTCTGGGGTAGAGAAAGTCAATCAAGTGATTGCCAAAAATGGAGCGGTACAACGGATTGATATTGTCGGGGATGGGAATGCGGGACAAATCTGGTTTGGCCGGGATTTCATTACATTAGATACCTTGCCCCAGTATGAAGCACAAATCGCCCAATGGGGTCAGGGATTGACGGGAAACCGGGAGATTTATCTGTATGCGTGTAATCTAGCCGCCAGTATTGCGGGGATAGAATTGGTGGGGGAAATTGGCCGATTAACCAATAGTACGGTGGCGGCCTCAACGGACATCACGGGGAGCAGTCAGTACGGCGGGAATTGGCAGTTTGAGTACAGCACGGGGAATGTGGCGGGTCAGATTGTGTTTGATGCCCAAGCGGTGCAAAATGCCGATGTGAAGTTGGCTACTTTTACGGTTACGAATACTAGTGATGCTGGAACTGGTTCACTCAGACAAGCGGTTAATGATGCTAATGGGTTGGTAGGAGCAGATAATATCGCTTTTGCGCCTGGAACTAATGGCACTCCTATCATTTTAACCACTGGTGGACTATTAGTTAATGACGCAGCCGGTTTGACCATCAATGGCAATGGACAAACTAACACGATTATTGATGGCAATAATGCCAGTGGGGTGTTTGCTATAACGGCGGGGAATATCTCATTCGATGGCGTAACGATCAGAAATGGAAATATCCCTGGCAACGGCGGGGGGATTTTGAGTTCTGGCAATGTCACCCTCACCAACTCCACCGTGTCCAATAATACGGCTGTTAATTTTGGCGGGGGGATTTTTGCTAATGGGACTTTATAA
- a CDS encoding DUF29 domain-containing protein, with the protein MRLYDHDFYAWLQEQATLLQSGQWGQLDIPNLVEELEALGRQERRELVNRLGILLGHLLKWQYQPQQRGKSWAATIIGQRQDLQELIADNPSLKPYVLMAINNAYQKGVLLVVKETPLSQNDLPAQCSYTFEQIIDADFWPGT; encoded by the coding sequence ATGCGTCTTTACGACCACGACTTTTATGCTTGGCTCCAAGAACAAGCCACACTGTTGCAATCCGGGCAGTGGGGGCAACTGGATATTCCTAATTTGGTAGAGGAGCTTGAAGCTTTGGGCAGGCAAGAACGTCGGGAATTGGTGAATCGCCTCGGTATTCTGTTGGGGCATTTGCTCAAATGGCAATATCAACCCCAACAGCGAGGTAAAAGTTGGGCGGCCACGATTATTGGACAGCGGCAAGATTTACAGGAATTGATTGCCGATAATCCCAGCCTCAAGCCTTATGTCCTCATGGCTATCAATAATGCTTATCAAAAAGGCGTGTTACTTGTGGTCAAAGAAACGCCCCTATCTCAGAACGATCTACCCGCTCAGTGTTCCTACACCTTTGAGCAGATTATAGATGCCGACTTTTGGCCGGGAACCTAG
- a CDS encoding HupE/UreJ family protein: MMILRSRQGRTTSLDRLWIVLLALIAVVMPLPALAHHPMDGEMPTTWAQGFLSGLAHPVIGFDHLAFIVAAGLLGVTQGLGLPVGFVLGGLAGTGLHLASVDLPGVELGIAGSLVLAGILLVQKERFPWWRLALGAMLVGLLHGYAYGEAIIGAEMTPLMAYLLGFTLIQLAIALGVWGITRFLLLGRWGWPLTRLNPPGWVIVGIGLAFLVPQMVALILPVANN, encoded by the coding sequence ATGATGATTTTGCGGTCAAGGCAGGGGCGGACTACGTCCTTAGATAGATTGTGGATTGTGCTTTTGGCCTTGATAGCGGTGGTTATGCCCTTACCCGCCCTGGCGCACCACCCTATGGATGGGGAAATGCCCACCACTTGGGCGCAGGGATTTCTTTCTGGCTTAGCGCATCCGGTGATCGGGTTTGACCATTTGGCATTTATTGTGGCGGCAGGGTTGTTGGGCGTGACCCAGGGGCTGGGGCTGCCAGTAGGGTTTGTGTTGGGTGGGTTGGCGGGGACAGGGTTACATCTAGCGAGTGTGGACTTGCCTGGGGTGGAATTGGGGATTGCCGGTTCCCTGGTGCTGGCTGGGATTTTATTAGTCCAAAAAGAACGTTTCCCTTGGTGGCGGTTGGCACTGGGGGCAATGCTGGTCGGTTTATTGCATGGATATGCCTACGGGGAAGCCATTATCGGGGCGGAAATGACTCCTTTAATGGCCTATCTGTTGGGATTTACCCTGATCCAGTTGGCGATTGCCCTAGGGGTGTGGGGGATCACCCGGTTTCTCCTCCTGGGGCGATGGGGGTGGCCGTTGACACGGTTAAATCCACCGGGTTGGGTCATTGTGGGGATTGGGCTGGCTTTTTTGGTGCCGCAAATGGTGGCGTTGATTTTGCCGGTCGCTAACAATTAA
- a CDS encoding aldo/keto reductase, whose product MQYRRFGRTELPMPVFSCGGMRYQYKWQDQAPGQIPPDSQANLQATIRRAWEVGITHIETARGYGTSEMQLGWMLGEFPRDQLIVQTKISPDPDPQVFAEKFTKSLYYLQLDYVDLLGIHGINLPEHLDWTVRVCLPLVRQWQKEGKVRFVGFSTHGHGSLITQAIQTGEFDYVNLHWYYIFQENWPAILAAEQQDMGVFIISPSDKGGHLYDPPEKLVQLCHPLHPMVFNDLFCLSHPQVHTLSVGAAKPTDFDEHLKTLDFLTASQETLKPILERLDRAAIEVLGQDWFAQWAVHLPPWFATPGRVNMPLILRLLNLAEAFDLWDYSRTRYSMIGNAGHWVPGRNAAQLPLAELRTCLAHHPQPEVVLQRLHRAHQLWGGDTGQRLSGA is encoded by the coding sequence ATGCAGTACCGACGTTTTGGCCGCACAGAATTACCGATGCCGGTGTTTTCTTGCGGGGGGATGCGCTATCAATATAAATGGCAGGATCAAGCTCCAGGGCAGATTCCGCCCGATAGTCAGGCCAATTTACAAGCCACGATTCGGCGGGCGTGGGAGGTGGGAATCACCCATATCGAAACCGCACGGGGCTATGGCACTTCGGAGATGCAGTTGGGTTGGATGTTGGGGGAATTTCCCAGAGATCAATTGATCGTCCAAACGAAAATTTCCCCTGACCCTGACCCGCAGGTATTTGCAGAGAAATTTACTAAATCTTTGTATTATTTACAACTGGATTATGTGGATTTGTTGGGGATTCATGGGATCAATTTACCGGAGCATTTGGACTGGACGGTGCGGGTGTGTTTACCCCTAGTACGGCAATGGCAAAAAGAGGGAAAAGTGCGCTTTGTGGGATTTTCTACCCACGGTCATGGGAGTTTGATTACCCAGGCGATTCAAACCGGGGAATTTGATTATGTCAATCTGCATTGGTACTATATTTTTCAAGAGAATTGGCCGGCGATTTTAGCGGCAGAGCAACAGGATATGGGGGTGTTTATTATCAGCCCCAGTGACAAGGGCGGACATTTATACGACCCGCCGGAAAAATTGGTTCAACTCTGTCACCCTTTGCATCCGATGGTGTTTAATGATTTGTTTTGCTTGAGCCATCCCCAGGTGCATACCTTGAGTGTGGGGGCGGCCAAACCGACAGATTTTGATGAACACTTGAAAACCTTAGATTTTTTAACCGCATCTCAAGAGACATTAAAACCCATTTTAGAACGACTAGACCGGGCGGCCATTGAGGTTTTAGGCCAAGATTGGTTTGCACAATGGGCGGTGCATTTACCCCCCTGGTTTGCCACGCCGGGGCGGGTGAATATGCCCTTGATTTTGCGTTTGTTAAACCTGGCCGAAGCCTTTGATTTGTGGGACTACAGCCGTACCCGTTACAGTATGATTGGCAACGCCGGGCATTGGGTGCCGGGGCGAAATGCCGCCCAACTCCCCCTGGCGGAACTTAGAACTTGCCTGGCGCACCACCCCCAGCCGGAGGTCGTGTTGCAACGGTTGCACCGGGCGCATCAACTGTGGGGGGGAGATACCGGTCAACGGTTGTCCGGGGCTTGA
- a CDS encoding Uma2 family endonuclease, producing MQTAMPIQIPRTLRCTEEQFTELVKANPDLRWELTAQGEVIVMPPTGSETGNFNSELSADIGIWNRQNKQGKGFDSSAGFRLPNGAIRSPDVAWISQERWEQLSPEQRRKFAPICPDFALELVSPSDDLATVQAKMQEYLENGCRLGWLVHPENRTVTIYRPNVAPEIVTFDVILSGEDVLRGFTLDLRQIFGYDSPS from the coding sequence ATGCAAACGGCGATGCCCATTCAAATTCCCCGTACATTACGTTGTACTGAAGAGCAATTCACTGAATTGGTAAAAGCCAATCCCGATTTACGCTGGGAATTAACCGCTCAGGGGGAAGTGATTGTCATGCCACCGACCGGGAGTGAAACGGGTAATTTTAATAGTGAATTAAGCGCAGATATTGGAATATGGAACCGCCAAAATAAACAAGGTAAAGGGTTTGATTCTTCGGCGGGGTTTCGGTTACCTAATGGGGCGATTCGTTCTCCCGATGTGGCCTGGATTTCTCAGGAGCGGTGGGAACAATTATCGCCAGAACAGCGGCGTAAATTTGCCCCAATCTGTCCTGATTTTGCCCTGGAATTGGTTTCTCCTTCGGATGATTTAGCTACGGTGCAAGCCAAGATGCAGGAGTATTTAGAAAATGGCTGTCGGTTGGGCTGGTTGGTGCATCCTGAAAATCGTACGGTGACCATTTATCGCCCGAATGTTGCGCCGGAAATTGTAACTTTTGATGTGATCCTTTCCGGTGAAGATGTCCTGCGGGGATTTACACTGGATTTGCGGCAGATTTTTGGGTATGATTCCCCATCCTAA
- a CDS encoding two-partner secretion domain-containing protein, with product MNPAGIIFGPNALLNVPAAFHATTANAIKIGDGYFGMNTTAAELAVLTAEPNGYAFSSLNQNLNPGTPTGVIVNQGNLSVNAGQTIVLAGNQVINTGTIQSPNGTVIIAATADGKYVNVSQSGSILSLDLPVAVNQDIAVQNLRPVLPNDIPQLLTGTAYVSGTVSTASEIKNPDSLIN from the coding sequence ATGAATCCGGCGGGGATTATTTTTGGGCCAAATGCGTTGTTGAATGTCCCAGCGGCGTTCCATGCCACCACTGCCAACGCCATTAAAATTGGGGACGGTTATTTTGGGATGAATACCACAGCGGCGGAACTGGCTGTATTGACCGCCGAACCCAATGGCTATGCGTTTAGTAGCTTGAATCAAAACCTAAATCCGGGCACACCAACCGGGGTGATTGTCAACCAGGGAAATTTAAGTGTGAATGCGGGGCAAACGATTGTTTTAGCCGGGAATCAAGTCATCAATACGGGCACGATTCAAAGCCCGAATGGAACGGTAATCATTGCCGCTACTGCCGATGGGAAATATGTGAATGTATCCCAATCGGGGAGTATTTTAAGTTTGGATTTGCCGGTGGCGGTGAATCAGGATATTGCTGTGCAGAATTTGCGTCCGGTTTTACCCAATGACATACCGCAACTGTTGACGGGGACGGCCTATGTGAGTGGGACGGTATCCACCGCTTCAGAGATAAAGAACCCCGATTCTTTAATCAATAT
- the hpnH gene encoding adenosyl-hopene transferase HpnH gives MSIHWLQALEVGKYLVTQRMLGRKQYALTLMLEPLFRCNLACSGCGKIQHPVDILRRNLTPEECFQAVEDCGAPVVAIPGGEPLLHPQIDEIVAGLVARRKFVYLCTNGILLAKSLHKFTPSPYFSFSVHLDGMRDLHDKCVDRKGVFDTAINAIKAAKKAGFRVTTNTTVFDGTKPEDIQELFDFLTELGVDGMMISPGYSYEWAPDQEHFLRKEQTRALFREIMAPYRRGKSKWNFNHNPLFIDFLVGERDYECTPWGMPSYSVLGWQKPCYLLNEGHCQSYQELLETTEWENYGRASGNPKCRDCMVHCGYEPTAAMDAMEPANAARSLATVLGIGR, from the coding sequence ATGTCAATTCATTGGTTGCAAGCTCTGGAAGTGGGCAAGTATTTGGTGACGCAACGGATGTTAGGTCGCAAACAGTATGCCCTGACATTGATGTTGGAACCGCTGTTTCGTTGTAATTTGGCCTGTTCTGGCTGTGGCAAAATTCAACATCCGGTGGATATACTGAGGCGGAATCTTACTCCAGAGGAATGTTTCCAAGCGGTCGAAGATTGTGGTGCGCCGGTGGTGGCGATTCCGGGTGGGGAACCCCTATTACACCCACAAATTGATGAAATCGTGGCTGGTTTGGTGGCACGCCGCAAGTTTGTTTATCTTTGCACCAATGGCATTCTCTTAGCCAAAAGCTTACACAAGTTTACCCCATCGCCCTATTTTTCTTTTAGTGTGCATTTGGATGGAATGCGGGACTTGCATGATAAATGTGTGGATCGCAAGGGGGTATTTGACACGGCCATCAATGCAATTAAAGCGGCGAAAAAGGCGGGATTCCGGGTCACAACCAATACTACGGTTTTTGATGGCACTAAGCCCGAAGATATACAAGAGTTATTTGATTTTCTGACGGAATTGGGGGTGGATGGGATGATGATTTCCCCAGGCTATAGCTATGAATGGGCACCGGATCAGGAACATTTTTTACGGAAGGAGCAAACCCGGGCGTTGTTCCGAGAAATTATGGCTCCCTATCGCCGGGGCAAGAGCAAATGGAATTTCAACCACAACCCGTTATTTATTGATTTTTTGGTGGGAGAAAGAGACTACGAATGTACCCCTTGGGGGATGCCCAGTTATAGCGTATTGGGGTGGCAAAAACCCTGCTATTTGCTGAACGAGGGGCATTGTCAAAGTTATCAAGAATTGCTGGAAACGACCGAGTGGGAAAACTATGGTCGCGCCAGTGGTAATCCCAAATGTCGGGACTGTATGGTGCATTGTGGTTATGAACCCACAGCGGCGATGGATGCGATGGAACCGGCGAATGCCGCCCGTTCTTTGGCAACGGTGTTGGGCATTGGGCGTTAA
- a CDS encoding two-partner secretion domain-containing protein, translating into MRYWFTSLWLFIFGFALPATAQIVPNGLGTQVTVNGQQFDITGGTRAGANLFHSFAKFGLSQAQIAHFLSNPSVRNILARVTGGDASVI; encoded by the coding sequence ATGCGGTACTGGTTCACTTCTCTGTGGCTATTTATTTTTGGTTTTGCTTTGCCCGCCACCGCCCAAATTGTACCCAACGGTCTGGGTACGCAGGTGACGGTGAATGGTCAGCAGTTTGACATCACGGGTGGGACGAGGGCGGGGGCGAATCTCTTTCACAGTTTTGCCAAATTTGGGTTGAGTCAGGCGCAGATTGCTCATTTTTTGTCTAATCCGTCAGTACGCAACATTCTGGCACGGGTGACGGGTGGCGATGCGTCGGTGATATAA